In the genome of Mucilaginibacter terrenus, one region contains:
- a CDS encoding FeoB-associated Cys-rich membrane protein has protein sequence MNIQAIIIVVLFAAAVFYVGRMVYKQLFTKKSCGSNCKCGVDFSNVQPHKQ, from the coding sequence ATGAATATACAGGCCATCATTATAGTAGTATTATTTGCAGCAGCTGTATTTTACGTTGGCCGTATGGTTTACAAGCAGCTGTTTACCAAAAAAAGCTGTGGCAGCAACTGTAAATGTGGCGTCGATTTTTCAAACGTTCAGCCGCACAAGCAGTAA
- a CDS encoding type 1 glutamine amidotransferase, whose amino-acid sequence MNTDKPEIRIAILDLYDGIANEGMRGFRNILERYKAEHGLNLTYEVFDVRRKAQVPGVNFDAYISSGGPGSPLDSEGSEWEKKYFRLIDKLEDHNLSNRTDKKHVFFVCHSFQLMCRKYKLGEINMRKSPSFGILPVHFTAGAQHEQVFEGLPDPFYTVDSRSWQVINSDYKRFDDLGMKLLALEKERPYVDLPRAMMAIRFTPEFFATQFHPEADPVGIKSMLLREDKKDEVINEHGEAKYKEMLERLDDPDKIALTQKTIIPNFLNEAILGVERVV is encoded by the coding sequence ATGAACACAGATAAACCGGAAATAAGGATCGCCATACTTGACTTGTACGATGGTATTGCAAACGAGGGGATGCGTGGTTTCCGTAATATACTGGAGCGCTATAAGGCAGAGCATGGCCTTAATTTAACCTACGAAGTATTTGATGTACGCCGCAAAGCACAGGTGCCGGGCGTGAACTTTGATGCATATATTTCCAGTGGCGGCCCAGGTAGCCCATTGGACAGTGAAGGCAGCGAATGGGAGAAGAAGTACTTTCGGTTGATTGATAAACTTGAAGATCATAACTTAAGTAACAGGACGGATAAGAAGCACGTTTTCTTTGTTTGCCATTCTTTTCAGCTGATGTGCCGCAAATACAAACTTGGAGAAATAAACATGCGCAAGTCGCCGTCTTTTGGGATATTGCCTGTACACTTTACAGCCGGGGCACAGCATGAGCAGGTATTTGAAGGATTGCCAGACCCGTTTTACACGGTAGACTCGCGCAGTTGGCAGGTAATCAACTCTGATTATAAACGTTTTGATGATTTGGGCATGAAGCTATTGGCATTGGAGAAGGAACGCCCGTATGTAGACCTTCCGCGTGCGATGATGGCCATACGCTTTACGCCTGAGTTCTTTGCAACACAGTTTCACCCGGAAGCAGATCCTGTTGGCATCAAAAGCATGCTGTTGCGTGAAGACAAAAAAGACGAGGTGATAAACGAGCACGGCGAAGCCAAGTATAAAGAGATGCTGGAGCGATTGGATGACCCTGACAAAATTGCACTTACCCAAAAAACAATCATTCCGAACTTTTTGAATGAAGCGATACTGGGAGTAGAAAGAGTAGTTTAA
- a CDS encoding carboxylate-amine ligase: MNEFTLGVEEEFMVIDPVTRELKSHEQKIVDSAQKIHEDQVKAEMHQAVVEVGTHICRNTAEARAEVTKLRGTVAQLAGDLGLRIGAAGTHPFSHWQHQLITDHPRYFEIVDELQEAARSNLIFGLHVHVGIQSRDMAIHIANQARYFLPHVYALSTNSPFWEGRNTGYKSFRTKVFDKFPRTGIPDYFASIEDYDNYIKLLVKTNCIDNAKKIWWDLRVHPFFETIEFRICDCPMLVDETMVFVALFQAICAKLYKLRQQNMKFITYNRALINENKWRAARYGIDGKMIDFGKELEVNTRALILELLDFIDDVVDDLGCREDLQYIHKILEHGTGADRQLAVYNQNNNFADVVDYITSQTLKGV; the protein is encoded by the coding sequence ATGAACGAGTTCACCCTAGGTGTTGAAGAAGAATTCATGGTGATAGACCCTGTAACCAGGGAGCTAAAGTCGCACGAACAAAAGATTGTTGATAGCGCGCAAAAGATCCATGAAGACCAGGTAAAAGCCGAAATGCACCAGGCAGTGGTAGAGGTGGGCACCCACATTTGCCGCAATACCGCCGAAGCACGTGCCGAGGTGACAAAGCTTAGGGGTACCGTGGCTCAGCTTGCAGGAGATCTTGGGTTGCGCATAGGTGCTGCTGGTACGCACCCCTTCTCGCACTGGCAGCATCAGTTGATAACAGATCACCCAAGGTATTTCGAAATCGTAGACGAATTACAGGAAGCGGCACGGTCTAACCTCATCTTCGGCTTGCATGTGCATGTAGGCATACAGTCGCGCGATATGGCGATACACATCGCCAACCAGGCAAGGTATTTTCTGCCGCATGTGTATGCATTGTCAACTAACTCACCGTTTTGGGAGGGCAGGAATACCGGTTATAAATCATTCCGTACAAAGGTTTTTGATAAGTTTCCACGCACCGGCATACCTGATTACTTTGCCAGTATTGAAGATTACGACAACTATATTAAGCTGCTGGTAAAAACCAATTGTATAGACAATGCGAAAAAGATATGGTGGGACCTGCGCGTGCACCCGTTCTTTGAGACGATTGAGTTCCGCATTTGCGACTGCCCAATGCTGGTGGATGAAACAATGGTTTTTGTAGCGTTGTTCCAGGCAATTTGCGCCAAGCTGTACAAGCTTCGTCAGCAAAATATGAAGTTTATCACTTACAATCGTGCACTTATTAACGAGAATAAGTGGCGTGCAGCCCGGTATGGTATAGACGGCAAAATGATTGATTTTGGCAAAGAGCTTGAAGTGAACACACGTGCATTGATACTGGAACTACTGGATTTTATAGACGATGTAGTTGATGACCTGGGTTGCCGGGAAGACCTGCAATATATACACAAAATTTTAGAGCACGGTACAGGAGCCGACAGGCAACTAGCTGTTTACAATCAAAATAATAACTTTGCAGATGTAGTGGATTACATTACATCACAAACTTTAAAAGGAGTATAG
- a CDS encoding ATP-grasp domain-containing protein: MKKIGILFGQENSFPQAFVDRINEKAEKNISAEFVRIDKMIQGESLGYSVIVDRISQDVPFYRASLKNAAISGTAVINNPFWWSADEKFFNNALAVKLGVPVPKTVLLPSKDHPDGTTDRSFRNLAFPLDWDAIFDYVGFPAYMKPFDGGGWRDVYKISDKEDLWEKFAQTKQLVMLLQEEIIFDDYFRCYCIGGKHVRIMQYEPRNPHHLRYEHGKAPAEKKMLDTITDYVLKLNQYLGYDFNTVEFAVRDGIPYAIDFCNPAPDAEVTSVGQDNFEWVVETAADYAIERAKTQKENQDNLTWGEFVRSGTTGKPLIAAAKSKASKIKDVTVSTVDHPIEEEPKLRPKKAKAAAEPKAKKPGAKK; the protein is encoded by the coding sequence ATGAAAAAAATAGGCATATTGTTTGGGCAGGAGAACTCCTTTCCGCAGGCTTTTGTAGATAGAATTAACGAGAAGGCGGAAAAAAACATTTCGGCAGAGTTTGTTCGTATTGACAAAATGATACAGGGTGAGTCACTGGGCTACTCGGTTATTGTGGACCGTATTTCGCAGGATGTACCTTTTTACCGGGCTTCTTTAAAAAACGCTGCAATAAGCGGCACTGCGGTTATTAACAACCCTTTTTGGTGGAGCGCCGATGAGAAGTTTTTTAATAACGCGCTTGCAGTTAAGTTGGGTGTGCCGGTGCCCAAAACTGTGTTGTTGCCTTCAAAGGATCATCCCGATGGCACAACTGACCGTTCTTTTCGCAACCTGGCTTTTCCTTTAGATTGGGATGCTATATTTGATTATGTTGGATTTCCCGCTTACATGAAACCATTTGATGGTGGAGGCTGGCGCGACGTATATAAGATAAGCGATAAAGAAGATCTTTGGGAAAAATTTGCCCAAACCAAACAACTGGTAATGCTGCTGCAGGAGGAGATCATATTTGATGACTATTTCCGCTGCTATTGCATAGGTGGTAAGCATGTACGTATTATGCAGTACGAACCCCGTAACCCGCACCATCTGCGTTACGAGCACGGCAAAGCACCGGCTGAGAAAAAGATGCTGGACACCATTACAGATTATGTTTTAAAGTTGAACCAGTACCTGGGATATGATTTTAACACGGTAGAATTTGCCGTACGTGACGGTATACCATATGCTATTGATTTTTGTAACCCCGCGCCGGATGCAGAAGTAACCAGCGTTGGACAGGATAATTTTGAATGGGTGGTAGAAACCGCCGCCGATTATGCCATCGAGCGTGCAAAAACACAAAAAGAAAACCAGGATAACCTTACGTGGGGAGAGTTTGTAAGATCTGGCACAACTGGTAAACCACTGATAGCTGCTGCTAAATCAAAGGCTTCTAAAATAAAGGATGTAACAGTAAGCACAGTAGATCACCCGATAGAAGAAGAACCAAAGTTGAGGCCTAAGAAAGCAAAAGCGGCCGCTGAGCCTAAAGCTAAAAAGCCTGGAGCAAAGAAATAA
- a CDS encoding esterase family protein has translation MTEQYHRWHSPNLNLDMEMLVFGDRGYPLILFPTTKGRFYQNKDQGLIDSVAWFINEGLVKIYCPDTIDDRSWYDKGIHPADRARNYAWYDKMLTDELIPWAQHETGVGRVAVAGCSFGGYHAANFAFKHPEKVAHLFTMGGAFDIKMFTDGYHDENVYYNNPVDFVPGSNNEWLWRMNIILGTSDYDICKDYNINMSNILREKNINHWLDIRPFAMHDWPIWKEMFPHYLSTIK, from the coding sequence TTGACAGAGCAATATCACCGCTGGCATTCACCTAATTTAAATCTGGATATGGAAATGCTGGTATTTGGCGACCGGGGTTATCCTTTGATCCTCTTTCCTACTACCAAAGGCCGTTTTTATCAGAACAAAGATCAGGGCCTGATAGACAGCGTTGCCTGGTTTATTAACGAGGGGCTGGTGAAAATATATTGCCCCGATACCATTGATGACCGCAGCTGGTATGATAAAGGCATCCATCCGGCAGACCGCGCCCGCAATTACGCGTGGTATGATAAAATGCTTACCGATGAGCTGATCCCCTGGGCGCAGCATGAAACAGGTGTTGGCAGGGTAGCTGTAGCAGGATGCAGCTTTGGCGGTTATCATGCGGCAAACTTTGCCTTTAAGCACCCGGAAAAAGTAGCGCACCTGTTCACCATGGGTGGCGCATTTGACATTAAAATGTTTACGGATGGCTACCATGACGAGAATGTATACTATAACAATCCGGTAGATTTTGTCCCAGGGAGCAATAACGAGTGGCTGTGGCGCATGAATATCATTCTCGGTACATCAGACTATGATATCTGTAAAGATTACAACATCAATATGTCAAACATTCTGCGCGAAAAGAACATTAATCATTGGTTGGACATTCGACCGTTTGCTATGCACGATTGGCCAATCTGGAAGGAGATGTTTCCACACTATTTATCAACCATAAAATAA
- a CDS encoding alpha/beta hydrolase — MTITTQELIINSDVLGRDVTCTLLLPSDEGVMEPMHLLLLNDGQELGNLKLVDTMENLYERNCLRPVLVVAIHAGEDRLQEYGIAGRPDYKNRGDKADLYTQFVVNELLPGIYQETGIEHFESTAFAGCSLGGLTAFDVAWNNPDLFDKVGAFSASFWWRSKDLAKGYTADDRLMHSVIKATEGKPELKFWLQTGTRDETADRNKNGIIDSIDDTIDIIIELEKKGYTRPADIQYLEVVGGKHDTETWGKAMPKFLCWAFGK, encoded by the coding sequence ATGACTATTACCACACAGGAATTAATAATAAACTCTGACGTACTCGGGCGCGATGTCACCTGCACCCTGTTGCTGCCATCTGACGAGGGTGTAATGGAGCCTATGCACCTGTTATTATTAAACGACGGGCAGGAACTGGGCAACTTAAAACTGGTGGACACCATGGAAAACCTGTATGAGCGCAATTGTTTACGTCCGGTACTTGTGGTTGCTATACATGCAGGTGAAGATCGCCTGCAGGAATACGGCATAGCAGGTAGACCAGATTATAAAAACCGCGGCGATAAGGCCGACCTGTACACTCAATTTGTTGTTAACGAACTTTTGCCGGGGATATACCAGGAGACCGGCATAGAACATTTTGAAAGCACCGCTTTCGCGGGATGCTCCCTCGGCGGGTTAACCGCGTTTGACGTTGCCTGGAATAACCCGGATCTTTTTGATAAAGTAGGTGCTTTTTCTGCGTCCTTCTGGTGGCGGAGTAAGGACCTGGCAAAAGGTTATACTGCTGACGACCGTTTGATGCACAGCGTTATTAAAGCTACTGAGGGCAAACCTGAATTAAAGTTCTGGCTGCAAACGGGTACCAGAGACGAAACTGCCGACCGGAACAAAAACGGCATTATTGATTCGATAGATGATACTATTGACATTATTATAGAGCTCGAAAAAAAAGGTTATACCCGGCCTGCAGACATACAGTACCTGGAAGTAGTAGGCGGTAAACACGATACAGAAACCTGGGGAAAAGCTATGCCGAAGTTCCTGTGCTGGGCGTTTGGAAAATAG
- the typA gene encoding translational GTPase TypA: MQKIRNIAIIAHVDHGKTTLVDKILHSCEIFRDGQETGELILDNNDLERERGITIVSKNVSVKYKDVKINIIDTPGHADFGGEVERVLKMADGVLLLCDAFEGAMPQTRFVTQKALALGLKPIVVVNKVDKENCRPEEVYEQIFELFFNLEATEEQLDFPVIYGSSKQGWMSTDYKKPTEDIFPLMDAILANIPPAPINEGTLQMQITSLDYSSFVGRIAIGRVARGVIKENQPVSLVKRDGTIQKSRIKELYTFEGLGKVKATSVSAGDICAVVGIDGFDIGDTIADFENPEQLEVIKIDEPTMNMLFTINTSPFFGKEGKFVTSRHLRDRLYKEMEKNLALKIVETESPDSYLVYGRGILHLSVLIETMRREGYELQVGQPQVIIKEINGVKCEPVETLIVDVPGDVAGKVIELVTQRKGDLLVMEPKGDLQHLEFDIPARGIIGLRNNVLTATGGEAIMAHRFKAYEPWKGQIPGRLNGVLVSMDTGKTTAFAIDKLQDRGRFFIDPGVDIYEGQVLGEHIRDNDLVINLTKGKQLTNMRASGSDTNVRIAPAIKFSLEESMEYIQADEYIEVTPQSIRMRKIYLNENERKINAKKFQSQ; encoded by the coding sequence ATGCAAAAAATAAGAAATATTGCGATCATCGCACACGTTGACCACGGTAAAACCACTTTGGTTGACAAAATTTTACACAGCTGCGAGATCTTTCGCGATGGCCAGGAAACTGGTGAATTGATACTTGACAACAACGACCTTGAACGTGAGCGTGGTATCACTATCGTATCTAAAAACGTATCAGTTAAGTACAAAGACGTTAAGATCAACATTATTGATACCCCTGGTCACGCCGACTTTGGCGGTGAGGTTGAGCGTGTGTTAAAAATGGCGGATGGCGTACTATTACTTTGCGATGCATTTGAAGGCGCTATGCCTCAAACCCGCTTTGTTACCCAAAAAGCTCTGGCACTTGGCTTGAAACCTATTGTGGTTGTAAACAAAGTAGATAAAGAAAACTGCCGCCCTGAAGAAGTTTACGAACAGATATTTGAACTTTTCTTCAACCTTGAAGCTACCGAAGAGCAGCTGGATTTCCCGGTTATCTACGGTTCGTCTAAACAAGGCTGGATGAGCACCGATTATAAAAAACCAACGGAAGATATTTTCCCGTTGATGGATGCAATTTTAGCGAACATCCCACCAGCGCCTATCAATGAAGGTACTTTGCAAATGCAGATCACCTCGTTAGATTATTCATCTTTCGTAGGTCGTATCGCAATTGGCCGTGTTGCCCGCGGTGTTATCAAAGAAAACCAGCCGGTATCTTTAGTAAAACGCGATGGAACTATCCAAAAATCACGTATTAAAGAACTTTACACTTTCGAAGGCTTGGGTAAAGTTAAAGCTACATCGGTAAGTGCCGGTGATATTTGCGCTGTTGTAGGTATAGATGGCTTTGACATTGGTGATACCATTGCTGATTTTGAAAACCCTGAGCAATTAGAGGTAATTAAAATTGACGAGCCTACCATGAACATGCTCTTCACTATCAACACCTCACCTTTCTTTGGTAAAGAGGGCAAGTTTGTAACATCACGCCACCTGCGCGATCGTTTGTACAAAGAGATGGAGAAGAACCTGGCACTGAAGATAGTTGAGACCGAATCTCCTGATTCTTACCTGGTGTACGGTCGCGGTATTCTTCACTTGTCAGTATTGATCGAGACCATGCGTCGCGAAGGATACGAGTTACAGGTTGGCCAGCCGCAGGTTATCATCAAAGAAATAAATGGTGTAAAATGCGAGCCGGTTGAAACACTGATTGTTGACGTACCGGGCGATGTTGCAGGTAAGGTTATTGAGCTGGTTACACAGCGTAAAGGCGACCTGCTTGTAATGGAACCAAAAGGCGATTTACAGCACTTAGAGTTTGATATCCCTGCACGTGGTATTATCGGTTTACGTAACAACGTACTTACTGCCACTGGTGGCGAGGCAATTATGGCTCACCGCTTTAAAGCATATGAGCCTTGGAAAGGCCAGATCCCGGGCCGCTTAAATGGTGTACTGGTTTCTATGGATACCGGCAAAACCACTGCTTTTGCAATTGACAAATTACAGGATCGCGGCCGTTTCTTTATCGATCCGGGTGTAGATATCTACGAAGGACAGGTACTTGGCGAGCATATTCGTGATAACGATTTGGTTATCAACCTTACTAAAGGCAAGCAGTTAACCAACATGCGCGCATCAGGTAGCGATACCAACGTACGTATAGCACCTGCTATCAAATTCTCGCTTGAAGAATCAATGGAGTACATCCAGGCAGATGAATACATTGAGGTAACCCCGCAAAGCATCCGTATGCGTAAGATATACCTTAACGAGAACGAGCGTAAAATAAACGCTAAAAAGTTCCAGAGCCAGTAA
- a CDS encoding flippase, with the protein MRIPSIPGFDQQALEKYFKNTGWLLIARVGSMVVKFLINSVLLSRYLSTEQFGILNYPMAIVTFTMAIAALGLDGFITRELLNHPERKNTLLGTAFWMRLTAGILTLPLVYVVYLLLSLAKPLETPLTYVLIVACSSAVQSVNIVDSFFQSRVQGKNIMYVQVSGNIISALIKLVFIVLKLSLIWFIWSLLFDTALLALGYLVLYKRNGNSISEWRYDKRITGYLLKHSWPLAFSAILVTIYMKIDQVMIPMFTKASELGVYVNAAALSENWYFIPVAIVSSVFPALIHARKTDPERYHKRLQNMYDLMIVLSVGIALVMSLGSNLIFHLLYKPAYWPGAPVLSVHVWAGVFVFLGSASGQYLIAEGYFKLSMLRTGIGAVVNIVLNIFLIPAYGIIGAAYATLIAYGVATFFIILIPKTRQQGVMMLRSLFLISLFQKLTNR; encoded by the coding sequence ATGCGCATACCAAGCATTCCCGGTTTTGATCAGCAAGCTTTAGAAAAGTATTTTAAGAATACAGGTTGGCTGCTGATTGCCAGGGTGGGCAGCATGGTGGTCAAGTTTCTAATCAACAGCGTGTTGCTGTCCAGGTATTTAAGTACTGAACAGTTTGGCATCTTAAATTACCCTATGGCTATTGTAACCTTTACAATGGCTATTGCCGCCCTTGGACTCGACGGTTTCATCACCCGCGAACTGCTGAACCATCCTGAACGTAAAAACACCCTGTTAGGCACAGCTTTTTGGATGCGGCTTACAGCCGGTATATTAACCCTGCCGCTGGTGTATGTTGTTTACCTACTGCTATCCTTAGCTAAGCCGCTGGAAACTCCGCTTACCTATGTATTAATAGTTGCCTGTTCCTCGGCAGTGCAGTCCGTAAACATTGTCGACAGCTTTTTCCAGTCCCGGGTGCAGGGAAAAAACATTATGTATGTGCAGGTATCCGGAAATATTATTTCCGCTTTAATCAAGCTTGTGTTCATCGTACTTAAGCTGTCACTGATCTGGTTTATCTGGTCGCTGTTGTTTGATACCGCATTATTGGCATTAGGCTACCTGGTGCTATATAAAAGAAATGGCAACAGCATCAGCGAATGGCGATACGATAAGCGCATCACGGGCTACTTGCTTAAACATTCGTGGCCGCTCGCATTCTCGGCCATCCTGGTAACTATATACATGAAAATAGACCAGGTAATGATACCCATGTTTACCAAAGCGAGTGAACTAGGCGTTTATGTAAACGCCGCTGCTTTAAGTGAGAACTGGTACTTTATTCCGGTGGCAATAGTATCTTCTGTGTTCCCTGCCCTGATACATGCCCGCAAAACAGATCCGGAGCGCTATCATAAACGCCTCCAGAACATGTATGATCTGATGATTGTACTTAGCGTAGGCATAGCACTGGTAATGAGTCTGGGTTCTAACCTGATCTTCCACCTGCTGTATAAGCCGGCTTATTGGCCCGGAGCGCCTGTGCTATCAGTACATGTATGGGCTGGTGTATTCGTTTTCCTGGGAAGCGCAAGCGGGCAATATTTAATTGCCGAAGGTTATTTTAAACTTTCTATGCTTCGCACCGGTATCGGGGCTGTGGTTAATATCGTATTAAATATCTTTCTTATACCCGCATATGGCATTATTGGCGCAGCTTACGCTACGCTTATAGCTTATGGTGTGGCTACGTTTTTTATTATACTTATCCCAAAAACAAGGCAGCAGGGAGTAATGATGTTACGATCATTATTTTTAATTTCACTTTTTCAAAAACTAACAAACCGTTGA
- a CDS encoding class I SAM-dependent methyltransferase has product MSTFSSLIKVLSKPSHLRSLLSFGNKGYLAQIGWFKAFDSKSPVDGEGRPIPWVTYSFIDFIEGRLNKKLSVFEFGSGNSTYFYARLAGDVVSVEHDKEWYNKIKNSPKRTKNSEIIFSALQKDGEYCRMPLTLNKKFDIIIVDGRDRVNCCKQSLAALNPDGVVVLDDSERSIYKEGGDFLRAAGYRELSFSGISPGLFYRKSTSIFYKAENCLDI; this is encoded by the coding sequence TTGAGCACATTTTCGTCATTAATAAAAGTACTGTCCAAGCCGTCGCATTTGCGTTCGTTGCTATCATTTGGTAACAAGGGCTACCTGGCTCAGATAGGCTGGTTCAAAGCTTTCGACAGCAAATCTCCGGTAGATGGGGAAGGCCGTCCTATTCCATGGGTAACTTACTCCTTCATCGATTTTATAGAAGGCAGGCTAAACAAGAAGCTATCGGTTTTTGAATTTGGCTCTGGCAACTCCACTTACTTTTATGCGCGGCTTGCCGGCGACGTTGTTTCGGTAGAGCACGACAAAGAATGGTACAACAAGATAAAAAACTCACCAAAGCGAACCAAAAATTCGGAGATCATCTTTTCAGCGTTGCAAAAAGATGGTGAGTATTGCCGCATGCCCTTAACGCTTAATAAAAAATTTGACATTATTATAGTTGATGGTCGCGATAGGGTAAATTGCTGTAAGCAATCGCTGGCGGCACTTAACCCCGATGGTGTAGTGGTACTGGACGACTCGGAACGCAGTATTTATAAAGAAGGCGGTGATTTCTTAAGAGCGGCCGGCTACCGGGAACTCTCCTTCAGCGGTATTTCGCCTGGTTTGTTCTATCGTAAATCCACATCCATATTCTACAAAGCTGAAAACTGCCTTGATATATAA
- a CDS encoding class I SAM-dependent methyltransferase: MADDKLSGNVKTAYDEFYQKHDEAWRMLGAKYKAQHIIEVCAGKTFKKVLEVGAGDGSILKYLADANFAPEYHAVEISASGVAHIQARDIKGLASVQEFDGYHLPFEDDSFDLIILSHVLEHVEHERLLLRELKRVAKNFVIEIPLDYKPGVDKRINHFLAYGHINVYTPTSLRYLLKTEGYEVEKDLTSMIEPEVTKFNTYINQKKSKSLVTDLKIAAEFAVKGTLSKLGGEKATERYANAYTVLCSKTGKQANIF; encoded by the coding sequence ATGGCTGATGACAAATTAAGCGGTAACGTAAAAACCGCATACGACGAATTCTATCAAAAACATGACGAAGCCTGGCGCATGCTGGGTGCCAAATACAAGGCTCAGCATATTATTGAGGTTTGTGCTGGTAAAACGTTTAAAAAGGTGCTGGAAGTTGGTGCAGGTGACGGCAGTATACTAAAATATCTTGCCGACGCAAACTTTGCCCCGGAGTACCATGCTGTAGAAATATCAGCAAGCGGTGTAGCGCATATACAAGCAAGAGATATAAAAGGGCTTGCATCCGTACAGGAATTTGATGGTTATCATCTCCCGTTTGAAGATGACAGTTTTGATCTCATCATCCTCTCCCATGTATTAGAACACGTAGAACACGAGCGCCTGCTACTAAGGGAGCTTAAACGCGTGGCTAAAAACTTCGTTATAGAAATTCCGCTGGATTATAAACCTGGTGTAGATAAGCGTATAAACCATTTCCTGGCTTATGGGCACATTAATGTATATACACCAACCTCACTGCGGTACCTGCTTAAAACAGAAGGGTACGAAGTGGAAAAAGATCTTACTTCGATGATTGAACCGGAGGTAACTAAGTTTAATACTTACATCAACCAAAAGAAATCAAAAAGCCTTGTAACCGACCTCAAAATTGCTGCGGAATTTGCAGTGAAAGGCACCCTGAGTAAGCTTGGCGGCGAAAAAGCTACCGAGCGTTACGCCAATGCCTACACAGTGCTTTGCAGCAAAACAGGTAAACAGGCAAATATATTTTAG
- a CDS encoding glycosyltransferase — MSTLAPIALFVYNRPEHTRRTISYLQKNLLADESRLFIFCDGPKTDADNASVQQVREIAAQTTGFKSVKVIERPQNLGLANSIISGVTHLVNDYGKVIVYEDDLLSSPYTLQFFNDALDRYVNEDKVMHIGAYMFNLPDKTLPETFFFRAAFSWGWATWKRAWDNFEPDVDKLMRQFDKEKINQFSIEHSMNFWRQMEDFKAGKNNSWAIRWYASVFLKGGLTLNPSHSLVHNIGHDGSGTHSNIESTYTVQIAKQPVKYFPDIIQENIPAYNAIKYFLKNRKGSLLQRGIRLLQQLRSKYIKKN; from the coding sequence TTGTCGACCCTTGCCCCTATAGCGCTATTTGTTTACAACCGCCCGGAACACACCCGGCGGACAATAAGCTATTTACAAAAAAACCTGTTGGCAGATGAATCCCGGTTGTTCATTTTCTGCGACGGGCCAAAGACAGATGCAGATAACGCCAGCGTACAGCAGGTACGTGAAATTGCTGCCCAAACTACCGGGTTTAAATCTGTTAAAGTAATAGAGCGGCCGCAAAACCTTGGGCTGGCAAATTCTATCATCAGCGGAGTAACACACTTGGTAAATGATTATGGCAAAGTAATAGTGTATGAAGACGACCTGCTTTCCTCACCATATACGCTGCAGTTCTTTAACGATGCGCTTGATCGTTATGTAAATGAAGACAAGGTGATGCACATTGGCGCATATATGTTTAACCTTCCGGATAAAACCCTGCCTGAGACCTTTTTCTTTCGTGCTGCATTTAGCTGGGGCTGGGCCACCTGGAAACGCGCCTGGGACAACTTTGAACCGGATGTAGATAAACTGATGCGGCAGTTTGATAAAGAAAAGATCAACCAGTTTTCTATTGAGCACAGTATGAACTTCTGGAGACAAATGGAAGATTTTAAAGCAGGCAAAAACAACTCGTGGGCTATACGGTGGTATGCTTCCGTGTTTTTAAAAGGCGGGCTTACCCTAAATCCTTCACATTCGCTGGTGCACAACATCGGGCACGATGGCAGCGGCACACATTCCAACATAGAAAGTACCTACACGGTACAAATAGCTAAGCAGCCCGTTAAATATTTTCCGGATATTATTCAGGAAAATATACCGGCTTATAACGCTATCAAATACTTTCTTAAGAACCGAAAGGGTTCTTTACTGCAGCGCGGTATACGCCTTTTACAACAACTCAGAAGCAAATACATCAAAAAAAATTGA